A window from Homalodisca vitripennis isolate AUS2020 unplaced genomic scaffold, UT_GWSS_2.1 ScUCBcl_12822;HRSCAF=22743, whole genome shotgun sequence encodes these proteins:
- the LOC124375048 gene encoding LIM/homeobox protein Awh-like, protein GGDSESYHSKSKAKRVRTTFTEEQLQVLQANFQLDSNPDGQDLERIAQITGLSKRVTQVWFQNSRARQKKHLNTGKMKSSPL, encoded by the coding sequence AAGGAGGAGATTCGGAGAGTTACCACAGCAAGAGCAAGGCCAAGCGGGTGCGGACGACGTTCACCGAGGAACAGCTGCAAGTTCTCCAGGCCAACTTCCAGCTGGACTCCAACCCGGACGGACAGGACCTGGAGCGAATAGCGCAGATCACGGGGCTCAGCAAGCGAGTGACCCAGGTGTGGTTCCAGAACTCCAGAGCGAGGCAGAAAAAACATCTGAACACCGGCAAAATGAAGTCTTCCCCACTGTGA